The Drosophila sulfurigaster albostrigata strain 15112-1811.04 chromosome 3, ASM2355843v2, whole genome shotgun sequence genomic sequence GAGCAActatttttacaaataatacGTCAATTCTGGCTGACGGAAGCGAGTAACTTTCTCGGCATTGCGGACGTGTTCTTTGAGTAACTTCATGATCTCTGTGTTGTACTGTTGGGGTGTTGGCTTCACTCCCGTTGCCCAATAGTAAATGTCCCAATCATTGCTGACTCCATTGATGAGATCGTCATAGACTTCAGTTTGCGCCTCGTCGAAGTCTTTGAGGTACTTGTCAGCAAAAGTGCTCAGTAGCAGATCATTCTCGAGCATGCCGCGCTTGCGAGATTGGTAAAGCAA encodes the following:
- the LOC133843517 gene encoding succinate dehydrogenase assembly factor 2, mitochondrial, with protein sequence MLPQLLLCRNLARSVLRTWSRGASNSETTQDDVIVDFDDPDHLPLPEYPKRPNEPLNKRKQRLLYQSRKRGMLENDLLLSTFADKYLKDFDEAQTEVYDDLINGVSNDWDIYYWATGVKPTPQQYNTEIMKLLKEHVRNAEKVTRFRQPELTYYL